A genome region from Spartobacteria bacterium includes the following:
- the thiL gene encoding thiamine-phosphate kinase, translated as MGTNILWRNGWKAAQTSTRKDYRRMTGMINQPSVGELGERRIIQLLTNQLASRDDVVCGIGDDCAVVRGGACDYVLTTDPVIENEHFLRNATPHLIGRKAIGRVLSDIASMGASPDWLLINVTVPTDLPMSMLSAVYEGANAMATEFGAVIVGGDTAHGEALSLHVFGIGSLPHGQALLRSGVQNNDIIYASGSFGGSILGRHLNITPRIREGIWLREQNVPVHAMIDVSDGLVSELVHLAMQSRVQLHITGSTIPIHPDAHTYAEQTENSALWHALNDGEDFELLFSVPQTQARQLEQMWKKQFDVPLTAIGHASDAKQPRVLLRNNQDLTIYDANHQGGFEHLSTSSDPHHEQHTDPPSPP; from the coding sequence ATGGGAACAAATATTTTATGGCGAAATGGATGGAAAGCGGCGCAAACGAGTACTCGTAAAGATTATCGGAGAATGACGGGCATGATAAATCAGCCTTCCGTTGGCGAGCTGGGTGAACGTCGCATTATCCAGCTTCTGACAAACCAGCTGGCCAGTCGCGATGATGTTGTTTGCGGAATTGGGGACGACTGCGCCGTTGTTCGAGGCGGTGCCTGCGATTACGTCCTGACAACCGACCCCGTCATTGAAAATGAACATTTTTTGCGAAATGCGACCCCGCATCTTATTGGACGTAAAGCTATTGGACGCGTTCTAAGTGATATCGCATCAATGGGAGCCTCGCCAGACTGGCTGCTGATTAATGTCACCGTACCCACCGATCTTCCCATGTCGATGCTTTCCGCAGTCTATGAAGGAGCCAATGCAATGGCCACCGAATTTGGTGCCGTTATTGTCGGCGGCGATACCGCACATGGCGAAGCACTGTCTCTGCACGTCTTCGGCATAGGCTCCCTCCCCCACGGACAGGCATTGCTGCGTTCCGGTGTTCAGAATAACGATATCATCTATGCCTCCGGCTCCTTTGGAGGCAGCATCCTCGGACGCCACCTGAACATCACCCCCCGAATTCGTGAAGGCATCTGGCTGCGCGAGCAGAACGTTCCGGTACATGCCATGATCGACGTATCAGACGGCCTCGTCTCAGAACTCGTGCACCTCGCCATGCAAAGTCGCGTGCAACTGCATATTACCGGATCTACCATCCCCATCCATCCAGACGCCCATACATATGCCGAACAGACTGAAAACAGTGCCCTCTGGCATGCATTAAATGATGGAGAAGACTTCGAACTGCTCTTTTCTGTCCCGCAAACCCAAGCCCGTCAACTTGAACAGATGTGGAAAAAACAATTTGATGTCCCGTTAACAGCCATTGGGCATGCTAGTGACGCAAAACAACCCCGGGTACTGCTTAGAAACAACCAAGATCTAACCATCTACGACGCAAACCATCAAGGTGGATTCGAACACCTGTCTACGTCATCCGACCCACATCACGAACAGCATACAGATCCCCCCAGTCCCCCTTAA